A part of Lacibacter sp. H407 genomic DNA contains:
- a CDS encoding O-succinylhomoserine sulfhydrylase codes for MSKYHPQTDAIRLQMNRTNEKEHSTPLFLTSSFVYDSAEDMAAAFSDDSLDVNIYSRFSNPTVDEFIDKIAALEGAEAGIGTGTGMAAVFSTFMTFLSKGDHIISASAVFGSTHTILTKYLPKWGFESSYFDMNAPESIEALIKPNTKLLYVETPSNPGLDIIDLEYVATICKKHNILFVVDNCFATPAVQQPIKFGADLVLHSATKFIDGQGRVLGGVVVGRKELVHEMYLFVRNTGPSLSPFNAWVLTKSLETLFIRMDKHADNALKLAQRLEGNAKLNSVKYPFLTSHPQYEIAKKQMSNGGGIVTFELKGGIESGRKFLNALEMLSMTNNLGDSRSIASHPASTTHSKLSVDEKKAVGITDGLVRISVGLEHIDDIIADIEQALEKC; via the coding sequence ATGAGTAAGTATCATCCACAAACGGACGCCATCCGGTTACAAATGAATCGTACCAACGAGAAAGAACATAGTACTCCTTTGTTTTTAACCAGCAGTTTTGTGTACGATAGTGCAGAAGATATGGCAGCTGCTTTTTCGGATGACAGTCTTGATGTAAATATCTATTCCCGTTTTTCAAATCCAACCGTTGATGAGTTTATTGATAAGATAGCAGCCCTTGAAGGTGCAGAAGCTGGTATTGGTACCGGCACGGGTATGGCTGCAGTGTTTTCAACTTTCATGACCTTTCTCAGCAAAGGCGATCATATCATTTCTGCATCAGCAGTATTTGGTTCAACACATACCATTCTTACAAAGTATTTACCGAAGTGGGGTTTTGAATCGAGCTACTTTGATATGAATGCACCGGAATCAATTGAAGCGTTGATCAAACCCAACACCAAGTTGTTGTATGTTGAAACGCCATCAAATCCCGGACTTGATATTATCGATCTTGAATATGTAGCAACAATTTGTAAGAAGCATAATATTCTGTTTGTAGTTGATAACTGTTTTGCAACACCTGCTGTTCAACAACCAATAAAATTCGGTGCTGATCTTGTGTTACATTCAGCAACAAAATTTATTGACGGGCAAGGAAGAGTATTAGGTGGAGTAGTGGTAGGCAGAAAGGAACTGGTGCATGAAATGTATTTGTTTGTGCGTAACACCGGTCCATCTCTCAGTCCGTTTAACGCATGGGTTTTGACGAAGAGTTTAGAAACATTATTCATTCGAATGGATAAACATGCTGATAATGCGTTGAAGCTTGCACAACGATTGGAAGGAAACGCAAAACTCAACTCGGTAAAATATCCGTTTCTCACATCGCATCCGCAATACGAAATTGCAAAAAAGCAAATGAGTAACGGCGGTGGTATTGTTACGTTTGAATTAAAAGGAGGCATTGAAAGCGGTCGCAAGTTTTTAAATGCATTAGAAATGTTATCGATGACCAATAATCTGGGCGACAGCAGAAGCATCGCTTCTCATCCTGCCTCAACAACGCATTCCAAATTATCTGTTGATGAAAAGAAAGCAGTAGGTATAACGGATGGCTTGGTGCGTATCTCTGTTGGACTGGAACATATTGATGATATTATTGCAGATATTGAACAGGCATTGGAAAAATGCTGA
- a CDS encoding SDR family NAD(P)-dependent oxidoreductase, giving the protein MSKLVFITGATSGFGKACAEVFAANNWNIILNGRRLNRLQEIKTQLEEQYGVNIFLLPFDVQQKDEVFVAINSLPEEWQGIDLLVNNAGLALGRDHFDEADLEDWEIMIDTNLKGLLYVSRAVLPYMIKRNGGHVINLGSTAGKEAYENGNVYCASKAAVDSISKGMRIDLLKHKIKVTAIHPGAAETEFSMVRFKGDEDKAASVYAGYTPLSAKDVADVIFYAASLPAHVCINDLVLTCTAQANSFYTYKGS; this is encoded by the coding sequence ATGAGCAAACTTGTTTTTATTACCGGTGCCACATCAGGTTTTGGAAAAGCCTGTGCTGAAGTATTTGCAGCCAACAACTGGAATATTATTTTAAATGGTCGCAGGCTCAATCGCTTGCAGGAAATCAAAACGCAGTTAGAAGAACAGTATGGTGTTAACATTTTTTTGTTGCCATTTGATGTGCAGCAGAAAGATGAAGTGTTTGTGGCCATCAACAGTTTACCTGAGGAATGGCAGGGCATTGATTTATTGGTGAACAATGCAGGCCTTGCATTGGGTCGTGATCATTTTGATGAAGCTGATCTGGAAGATTGGGAAATCATGATCGATACAAACCTGAAAGGGCTGTTGTATGTGAGCCGTGCAGTACTACCGTATATGATCAAACGAAATGGAGGCCATGTAATAAATCTTGGATCAACTGCAGGTAAAGAAGCGTATGAAAACGGCAATGTGTATTGTGCAAGTAAGGCAGCTGTTGACAGCATCAGCAAAGGCATGCGTATTGACCTCTTAAAACATAAAATAAAGGTAACGGCCATTCACCCCGGAGCAGCTGAAACAGAGTTTTCAATGGTCCGCTTTAAGGGTGATGAAGACAAGGCAGCATCGGTATATGCCGGCTACACTCCCCTTTCTGCAAAGGATGTGGCCGATGTTATTTTTTATGCGGCCAGCCTGCCTGCGCATGTGTGCATTAACGACCTTGTTCTCACCTGTACAGCCCAGGCCAATTCTTTTTATACCTATAAGGGGTCGTAA
- a CDS encoding Gfo/Idh/MocA family protein, whose product MSLRQFIASRKLLRHIESFTSLATLGWKEVAGLFGLQDDIFFNPLHKKIEKPVTAILIGAGHRGSIYADYAIKNEDELQIVAVADSNPERRKKTGRLHKIPADHCFKDWKEVFVKEKMADAVIIATPDQLHTAPCLAALEAGYDILLEKPIAPTEEECRLILQKARETGRIVGVCHVLRYSPYFRELKEVINAGLIGEIISIQHMEPIEHVHMSHSYVRGKWRNSKMAAPIILAKSSHDTDIIRWLVNSPVHDVHCFGNLRWFKNANAPEGSTERCTDGCKVEDSCAYSALQIYYRDRKRTYVFDLPEDEDEQGPFILEQLKTSDYGRCVYRMDNDQPDHLTVNMLFENGTTAAFSMEAHVSYEGRKTRIMGSKGDIIGDMESFVLTDFKTRKQTSWSLKTDAHGGGDHRLVKDWVQAVYQQNKDLLSSSIEVSVESHLMAFGAERSRQNRTIEDIKL is encoded by the coding sequence ATGTCGCTACGTCAATTTATTGCATCACGAAAATTATTACGTCATATTGAATCGTTCACCAGCCTTGCCACACTCGGCTGGAAGGAAGTAGCCGGTTTATTTGGTTTACAGGATGATATTTTCTTCAATCCGCTGCATAAGAAAATTGAAAAGCCGGTTACGGCTATTCTTATCGGCGCCGGACATCGGGGAAGTATTTATGCCGATTATGCTATCAAAAATGAAGATGAATTACAAATTGTAGCTGTAGCCGACAGCAACCCCGAACGCAGAAAAAAAACCGGACGATTACACAAAATACCGGCCGATCATTGCTTTAAAGATTGGAAGGAAGTATTTGTAAAAGAGAAAATGGCGGATGCTGTAATTATTGCTACGCCTGATCAATTGCACACAGCACCATGTCTTGCAGCATTGGAAGCAGGTTATGATATTTTATTGGAAAAACCAATTGCTCCAACAGAAGAAGAATGCAGATTGATCTTGCAAAAGGCAAGAGAAACCGGTCGCATCGTAGGTGTATGTCATGTTTTACGCTATTCACCTTATTTCCGTGAATTGAAAGAAGTGATCAATGCAGGATTGATCGGTGAGATCATCAGCATACAACATATGGAGCCCATTGAACATGTGCACATGAGTCATTCGTATGTGCGTGGTAAATGGCGTAACAGTAAAATGGCGGCTCCCATCATCCTTGCAAAATCATCACACGATACAGATATTATCCGTTGGTTGGTGAACAGTCCCGTACACGATGTGCATTGCTTTGGTAATCTTCGCTGGTTTAAAAATGCGAATGCACCGGAAGGCAGCACAGAACGTTGCACCGACGGTTGTAAAGTGGAAGACAGTTGTGCTTATTCTGCATTGCAGATCTATTACCGTGATCGTAAACGAACCTATGTGTTCGATTTGCCGGAAGATGAAGATGAGCAAGGACCGTTTATTTTAGAGCAATTAAAAACGAGTGACTACGGAAGATGTGTGTACAGGATGGATAATGATCAGCCTGATCATCTCACGGTGAACATGTTGTTTGAAAACGGAACTACTGCCGCTTTCTCTATGGAAGCACATGTATCGTATGAAGGAAGAAAGACAAGGATCATGGGGTCGAAGGGTGATATTATAGGTGACATGGAAAGCTTTGTACTCACCGATTTTAAAACCCGCAAACAAACTTCCTGGAGTTTAAAAACAGATGCACATGGCGGTGGCGATCATCGCCTGGTGAAAGATTGGGTGCAGGCTGTATATCAACAAAACAAAGACTTACTCAGTTCTTCCATTGAAGTTTCGGTTGAAAGTCATCTCATGGCTTTTGGTGCCGAACGCAGCCGCCAGAACAGGACCATCGAAGATATTAAGCTTTAA
- a CDS encoding glycerate kinase type-2 family protein, which produces MQQRNNAKKIYEAAVAAVQPALLLRQHLAVTATGICIGTQQFNIPIKSVVVIGAGKAAAAMAQTTETILGSYIKAGIISTKYEHALPLQTIHCMEAAHPVPDEKSLEAIQQTIQLLQQTKPGDIVLCLISGGASSLWADVPHGCTLQELQETFQLLLKSGAAIDEMNCIRRHLSSIKGGQLLRYAPKATWFTLMISDVPGDKAEAIASGPTTADPSTFADAWTVVEQYQLQQRLPATVINHLQNGLKGIVAETIKPNDPLLQQVQNQIIGSNNVALTAAAAKAEELGYTVLLQQELLTGDAAATAEAIVQQAKQYRGLKPACLLFGGETTVTVTGNGKGGRNQHLALCALKHLLPDDKITLLAAGTDGTDGPTDAAGAFADAASAKAINENKNLLLEAIQQNDAYHFFENVNGLLKTGATQTNVMDIITVLLD; this is translated from the coding sequence ATGCAACAACGGAACAATGCAAAAAAAATATACGAAGCTGCAGTCGCTGCTGTACAACCTGCTTTATTGCTGCGGCAGCACCTGGCAGTAACGGCTACAGGTATATGCATCGGCACGCAACAATTCAATATTCCCATAAAATCTGTTGTGGTGATCGGTGCAGGCAAAGCTGCAGCAGCCATGGCACAAACAACAGAAACAATTCTTGGCAGTTACATCAAAGCAGGGATCATCAGTACAAAATACGAGCATGCATTGCCATTGCAAACGATTCACTGCATGGAAGCAGCACACCCAGTTCCCGATGAAAAAAGTCTGGAAGCCATTCAACAAACCATTCAACTGCTGCAACAAACAAAACCCGGCGACATTGTTCTCTGTTTGATCAGCGGCGGTGCATCGTCGCTCTGGGCCGATGTGCCGCACGGTTGTACATTACAGGAACTACAGGAAACATTTCAGCTGTTGTTAAAAAGTGGTGCCGCCATTGATGAAATGAATTGTATTCGCCGCCATCTTTCTTCCATCAAGGGCGGTCAACTGTTGCGTTATGCGCCAAAGGCAACATGGTTTACACTCATGATATCAGATGTACCAGGCGATAAAGCCGAAGCGATTGCCAGCGGACCCACCACAGCCGATCCTTCAACCTTTGCAGATGCATGGACCGTTGTTGAACAATATCAACTGCAACAGCGCTTACCCGCCACCGTGATCAACCATTTGCAAAACGGATTGAAGGGAATTGTTGCTGAAACAATAAAACCAAATGATCCGTTATTGCAACAGGTGCAGAACCAGATCATCGGCAGCAACAACGTTGCATTAACCGCAGCTGCTGCTAAAGCCGAAGAGCTTGGTTATACTGTACTGTTGCAACAGGAACTACTCACTGGTGACGCTGCTGCAACGGCTGAAGCAATTGTACAACAGGCGAAGCAATACAGGGGGCTAAAACCTGCCTGTTTATTGTTTGGTGGTGAAACAACCGTAACGGTTACCGGTAATGGCAAGGGGGGCCGTAATCAACATCTTGCCTTATGTGCATTGAAACATCTGTTGCCTGATGACAAGATCACATTGCTTGCTGCAGGCACCGATGGTACCGATGGCCCAACCGATGCAGCGGGTGCTTTTGCAGATGCTGCAAGTGCAAAAGCAATCAACGAGAATAAAAACCTTCTACTTGAGGCAATTCAGCAAAACGATGCATATCATTTCTTTGAAAATGTAAATGGTTTACTAAAAACAGGTGCCACACAAACAAATGTGATGGATATTATCACTGTTCTGCTGGATTAA
- a CDS encoding DUF2490 domain-containing protein has protein sequence MKYVFLTSSLVLLLLSSTNAQTKTTVDVRQLWTGYFNQTRLTDKWGFWTDVHLRTKDNYFNNLSQGIIRLGLTYYLSDDAKLTAGYAYVNHFPSDNHKNISQPEHRPWQQIQWHTKYPRLKLMQWFRLEERYRRKIKNDDELADGYNFNFRLRYNILSQFPLSKKRFQPNTFSFVLSNEVFVNFGKQIVYNVYDQNRFFAGFHYHVNKHDNLQFGYMNIYQQLAAGNQYRSTHAARVFYFHNLDLRKKAKHE, from the coding sequence ATGAAATATGTTTTTTTAACAAGCAGTTTAGTGTTATTACTTTTATCATCAACCAATGCCCAAACAAAAACCACAGTTGATGTGCGACAGTTATGGACAGGTTATTTTAATCAAACCCGTTTAACTGATAAATGGGGTTTTTGGACAGATGTACACTTGCGGACAAAGGATAATTATTTCAATAATCTTTCGCAAGGCATTATACGTTTAGGGCTAACCTATTATCTGAGTGATGATGCAAAGCTTACTGCCGGGTATGCATATGTGAATCATTTCCCTTCCGATAATCATAAAAACATTTCACAGCCTGAACATCGTCCATGGCAACAAATTCAATGGCATACAAAATATCCCAGGCTGAAGCTGATGCAGTGGTTCCGGTTAGAAGAACGTTACCGCAGGAAAATTAAAAATGATGATGAATTAGCTGATGGATACAATTTTAACTTCAGGCTTCGATATAATATTCTGTCGCAGTTTCCACTGAGCAAGAAACGCTTTCAGCCAAATACGTTTTCATTTGTGTTAAGCAATGAAGTATTTGTAAATTTTGGAAAACAGATCGTTTATAATGTGTACGATCAAAACAGGTTCTTCGCAGGGTTTCATTACCATGTAAACAAACACGATAATCTGCAATTCGGCTATATGAACATTTACCAACAGTTGGCTGCGGGTAATCAATACCGAAGTACACATGCGGCCCGGGTCTTCTATTTCCATAATCTTGATTTAAGAAAAAAAGCGAAACATGAATAA
- a CDS encoding TonB-dependent receptor — MGRRFLFVLFLSVLTQFSFAQSALKGIIKDGKGQPVEAASIKVKGTAINAVADGKGQFSIPAPKELPFTLLISSAGYYPSEVEITELKEAELNIVLIDNNQLSEVVITSRRRIETAQNVPIAISVVGGAQIENAGVFNVNRLKELIPSVQLYTSNPRNTGINIRGLGSPFGLTNDGLDPGVGFYVDGVYFARPAAATLDFIDIEQIEVLRGPQGTLFGKNTTSGAFNITTRKPSFNPGANFEVSYGNYGYIQAKSSITGALTKKIAGRLSFSGTQRNGLIENVKTGKYTNDINNLGLRGQLLFKPSVNTSITVAGDLSRQRPDGYAQVVAGVVQTKRAAYRQFNAIIADLNYSLPSQNAFDRKIDHDVPWNSGNDLGGASLNIEQKLGLGTLTATTAWRYWNWDPSNDRDFTGLQALAKSQNPAKHQNWSQEIRYAGQLSSRLSGVIGLFYIDQEVKINGTEESGSAQWRFSQSSTSNLWQTPGLFEGFGIYTKASIKSQSAAVFTNIDWEVAEGFHILPGLRYNYDKKDVVYNRLAAGGLDTATYNGTTAQKITLQGFKNGVYTSQSYVANADENNLTYQLTLSYRANKHINAFATYSTSFKPVGVNVAGLPTVNGQAATDLAVIKPEDVRHYEVGVKTNPTDNFIFNVIYHNTNIKNYQTNVQSAELGVNRGYIANAEEVNVNGVEVDVNYKVNSHFLFYGALAYTDAKYVKFTNAPLPLEETGLTENGVQKAFKDISGGRLPGISKWSGSLGGEFTTPAAFLSKPAKFFIALESFYRSSFSSSPSPSANLNIDAYTLVNGRLGFRAANTGFSAFVWGRNIFNKNYYEQLLPAGGNAGHYGAVLGDQATYGVTLRYSL; from the coding sequence ATGGGAAGGCGTTTTCTTTTTGTTTTATTCCTGAGTGTACTTACACAGTTTTCGTTTGCACAGAGTGCATTAAAAGGAATTATTAAAGATGGTAAGGGACAGCCGGTTGAGGCTGCCAGTATCAAGGTAAAAGGAACAGCTATTAATGCTGTTGCTGATGGTAAAGGACAGTTTAGTATTCCTGCTCCAAAGGAATTACCTTTTACATTGCTTATTTCTTCGGCTGGATATTACCCAAGCGAAGTTGAGATCACTGAGTTAAAAGAGGCTGAATTAAATATTGTTTTAATTGACAATAATCAATTGTCGGAAGTAGTGATTACTTCACGTCGTCGTATTGAAACGGCACAGAATGTTCCTATTGCTATTTCTGTAGTTGGTGGTGCACAAATTGAAAATGCGGGTGTGTTTAACGTAAACCGTTTGAAAGAGTTAATACCAAGTGTACAACTTTATACATCAAATCCACGTAACACCGGTATCAATATCCGTGGTCTTGGTTCACCATTCGGACTTACAAATGATGGTCTTGATCCGGGTGTAGGTTTTTATGTTGATGGTGTATATTTTGCACGCCCTGCAGCAGCAACACTTGATTTTATTGATATTGAACAGATCGAAGTATTGCGTGGTCCGCAGGGAACACTGTTTGGTAAGAACACCACTTCAGGTGCATTCAACATCACAACACGTAAACCAAGTTTTAACCCGGGTGCAAATTTTGAAGTGAGTTATGGTAACTATGGATACATACAAGCCAAAAGCTCAATAACAGGAGCATTAACAAAGAAAATAGCCGGACGTCTGTCTTTCTCAGGTACACAACGCAATGGTTTAATTGAAAACGTTAAAACAGGAAAGTATACGAATGATATCAATAACCTTGGCCTACGTGGCCAGTTATTATTCAAGCCTTCAGTGAATACTTCTATCACAGTTGCAGGTGATCTATCACGTCAACGTCCTGATGGTTATGCGCAAGTAGTGGCAGGAGTTGTGCAAACAAAACGTGCAGCATACCGTCAGTTCAATGCAATCATTGCTGATCTTAATTATTCACTGCCAAGCCAAAATGCTTTCGATCGTAAAATTGATCATGATGTTCCCTGGAATTCTGGTAATGATCTAGGTGGGGCATCATTGAATATTGAACAAAAATTAGGACTTGGTACACTCACTGCAACTACAGCATGGCGTTATTGGAATTGGGATCCATCCAATGACAGAGACTTTACAGGTTTACAGGCATTGGCTAAATCTCAAAATCCGGCTAAGCATCAAAACTGGTCACAAGAAATTCGTTATGCAGGTCAGTTGTCTTCACGCTTAAGTGGTGTTATTGGTTTGTTTTATATTGACCAGGAAGTGAAAATCAATGGTACAGAAGAATCTGGTTCTGCTCAGTGGCGTTTTTCACAAAGCTCCACCAGTAATCTTTGGCAAACACCCGGTCTTTTTGAAGGCTTTGGAATTTATACAAAAGCTTCAATCAAATCGCAGAGTGCGGCTGTATTCACAAACATTGATTGGGAAGTTGCAGAGGGTTTTCACATCTTACCAGGGTTGCGTTACAACTATGATAAGAAAGATGTTGTTTACAATCGCTTGGCAGCAGGTGGTTTAGATACTGCAACATATAATGGTACAACCGCTCAAAAAATAACCTTACAAGGATTTAAGAACGGAGTTTATACCAGCCAGTCCTATGTTGCAAATGCTGATGAGAATAATCTTACTTATCAACTTACACTATCGTACCGAGCAAATAAGCATATCAATGCGTTTGCAACTTATTCTACCAGCTTTAAACCTGTTGGTGTTAACGTTGCAGGTTTGCCAACTGTAAACGGTCAGGCAGCAACTGATCTTGCAGTAATAAAACCAGAGGATGTAAGACATTATGAAGTGGGAGTTAAGACAAATCCAACCGACAATTTTATTTTTAATGTGATATACCATAACACGAATATTAAAAACTATCAAACGAATGTTCAATCAGCAGAGTTAGGTGTTAACCGTGGTTACATTGCAAATGCTGAAGAAGTAAATGTAAACGGCGTTGAAGTTGATGTAAACTATAAAGTAAATAGTCACTTCCTGTTCTATGGAGCGTTGGCTTATACTGATGCGAAGTATGTGAAGTTTACAAATGCACCGCTTCCGCTTGAGGAAACAGGCTTAACAGAAAATGGCGTGCAGAAAGCATTTAAAGATATTTCTGGCGGTCGGCTTCCCGGTATTTCGAAATGGTCAGGATCATTGGGTGGTGAGTTTACTACACCCGCTGCATTCTTAAGTAAACCCGCAAAATTCTTTATTGCGTTGGAAAGTTTTTATCGGTCATCGTTTTCTTCAAGCCCATCTCCATCAGCGAATCTGAATATTGATGCTTATACGCTGGTGAATGGAAGACTAGGCTTTCGTGCAGCAAATACCGGGTTCTCTGCTTTTGTCTGGGGTAGAAATATTTTCAATAAAAATTATTACGAACAACTCTTACCTGCAGGTGGTAATGCAGGACATTATGGAGCTGTTCTGGGAGATCAGGCTACGTACGGTGTAACATTGCGTTACTCACTTTAA
- a CDS encoding sterol desaturase family protein — MQLNYLAFAVPLFTGLMLLEYYAGVKQKKQHYFSFDEAVANVNVGIGERLTDLFTTGLFYYFFAWIYQNFALFDVKPNAITWVLLFLLTDFMWYWYHRFGHEVNLFWSVHVVHHQSDDFNYTVSARITVFQSAARCLFWAVLPLFGFPPEMITTLLLIHGAYPFFTHTQLIGKLGWVEYLFVTPSHHRVHHSSNPQYLDKNYGDVLIVWDKLFGTFAKEVEQPVYGLTKPLNSHSFLWQHFHFIMEIFVSFKRATTIKGKWKSIFGKPDDIDPRIRSGLERKFSRKEYDLTQTNALRNYIKLQTVVSLLLLFLVILFEHYLNTAQLITSALFIILSVVTTGAMLEQRRWIVYLEFFRLGLMGIFIYLCYPSYSISLFILLVLGGLLLFCRTLSERYNGYLYTSIRS, encoded by the coding sequence ATGCAGTTAAATTACCTGGCATTTGCAGTCCCCTTATTCACCGGCTTAATGTTGTTGGAATATTATGCGGGTGTGAAACAAAAGAAACAACACTATTTTTCTTTCGATGAGGCAGTTGCTAACGTTAATGTGGGAATTGGTGAACGTCTTACTGATCTTTTTACAACAGGGTTGTTTTATTATTTTTTTGCATGGATCTATCAAAACTTTGCTTTGTTTGATGTAAAGCCGAATGCTATTACATGGGTGCTGCTTTTTCTGCTCACAGATTTTATGTGGTACTGGTATCATCGTTTTGGTCACGAGGTGAATTTGTTCTGGAGTGTGCATGTAGTACATCATCAAAGTGATGATTTTAATTATACGGTATCGGCCCGCATAACAGTATTTCAATCAGCAGCACGTTGTTTGTTTTGGGCTGTATTGCCTTTGTTTGGTTTTCCTCCTGAGATGATCACCACGTTGCTGTTGATCCACGGTGCGTATCCTTTCTTCACACATACACAGTTGATCGGTAAACTGGGTTGGGTTGAATATTTATTTGTTACGCCTTCACATCATCGTGTGCATCATAGCTCGAATCCGCAATACCTCGATAAGAATTATGGCGATGTGCTTATTGTCTGGGATAAACTCTTCGGCACATTTGCAAAAGAAGTGGAACAACCGGTTTACGGTTTAACCAAACCATTGAATAGTCATAGCTTTTTATGGCAGCATTTTCACTTCATTATGGAAATATTCGTTTCGTTTAAACGTGCCACAACAATCAAAGGAAAATGGAAAAGCATTTTTGGCAAACCGGATGATATTGATCCGAGGATACGTTCCGGTCTTGAACGAAAGTTTTCACGAAAGGAATATGATCTCACACAAACCAATGCGCTACGTAATTATATCAAGCTGCAAACCGTAGTATCGTTACTGTTACTTTTCCTGGTGATTTTATTTGAACATTATCTTAATACAGCTCAATTGATCACAAGTGCACTTTTCATCATCCTCAGTGTGGTTACAACAGGTGCCATGCTGGAGCAACGTCGATGGATCGTATATCTTGAGTTTTTCAGGTTGGGTCTCATGGGTATTTTTATTTATCTCTGTTATCCTTCTTACAGCATCAGTCTGTTTATTCTGCTTGTATTGGGAGGGCTGTTGTTGTTTTGCCGCACACTCAGTGAGCGATACAACGGCTACCTATATACTTCCATTCGTTCGTAA
- a CDS encoding energy transducer TonB, with product MRHILITILFFSIYHNCFSQTWGDSTLKSDPIFYATEIPPMFPGGLSGFYTFVAKHLKAPQNKRANTLARTVTVEIIIDKTGKVAYAEIKSGINETFNLKVIEMVQAMPLWTPATQNNRPVPTWKSLSVTFID from the coding sequence ATGAGACACATCCTAATAACGATCCTATTTTTTTCTATCTACCACAATTGCTTTTCACAGACGTGGGGCGACAGCACTCTGAAATCAGATCCCATTTTTTATGCAACAGAAATTCCTCCTATGTTCCCTGGCGGACTCAGCGGATTCTACACTTTCGTTGCAAAACATTTAAAGGCACCGCAGAATAAAAGAGCAAATACATTGGCAAGAACGGTAACGGTAGAAATTATCATCGACAAAACAGGCAAAGTAGCATATGCAGAAATTAAAAGTGGAATTAATGAAACTTTCAATCTAAAAGTGATCGAAATGGTCCAAGCTATGCCTTTGTGGACCCCCGCCACACAAAACAACCGGCCAGTTCCAACTTGGAAATCACTTTCGGTGACTTTTATTGACTGA
- a CDS encoding carboxypeptidase-like regulatory domain-containing protein, whose product MRMRKLVLTMFTVLIMIFSSAEIVNFLPATVKGRVVDNRSGKPVQAAHIFITKGEEEIFSNSKGEFVLKTWHQLPVIITVEHKDYKQQTIRITSETDQLTISLVPIH is encoded by the coding sequence ATGCGAATGCGAAAATTGGTATTAACCATGTTTACAGTTTTGATTATGATTTTTTCTTCAGCCGAGATCGTTAATTTTTTACCAGCCACAGTAAAAGGAAGAGTGGTTGATAATCGCTCTGGAAAACCTGTGCAGGCTGCTCATATCTTTATTACAAAAGGTGAAGAAGAAATATTCAGCAACAGTAAAGGGGAGTTTGTATTGAAAACATGGCATCAGTTGCCGGTAATAATTACTGTTGAGCATAAAGATTATAAACAACAGACCATTCGCATCACAAGCGAAACAGATCAGCTGACTATTTCGCTTGTACCAATTCATTAA
- a CDS encoding aldo/keto reductase — MNKIYLSDSGPKVSPAIYGFYRWREEEVTIANVERIVNLSLELGINTFDHADVYGGYQAEKIFGKVIKDSSVKREDIVIFSKCGYNVPHPSKPQIRVAHHNTSSKHIVESIDQSLKNLQTDYIDVFLLNGLDPLSDLEETALTLRRLKDAGKIKNIGVVNFSVFQHQLLSSYLHVPIVTNHIELNLLNTTAFDNGQIDYIKQKYIRPLATAPLAEGRIAESAERTPLRVRGKLEELSKKYNVHFESIAIAWLTKLGALPLIGSSNEQRIRNIAKAFEIDLDHQDWYELYQASKE; from the coding sequence ATGAATAAAATTTATCTTAGCGATTCAGGCCCCAAAGTATCACCTGCCATCTATGGCTTTTACAGGTGGAGAGAAGAAGAAGTTACTATAGCTAATGTTGAACGAATTGTGAACCTTAGTTTGGAGTTAGGGATTAATACATTTGATCATGCAGATGTTTATGGAGGATACCAGGCTGAAAAAATATTTGGAAAGGTAATTAAAGATTCGTCTGTTAAACGGGAAGATATTGTGATCTTCAGTAAATGCGGTTATAATGTACCACATCCGTCAAAGCCGCAGATCAGGGTAGCACATCACAATACTTCCAGCAAGCATATTGTTGAAAGTATTGATCAGTCATTGAAAAACCTGCAGACAGATTACATTGATGTATTTCTGTTAAATGGTCTTGATCCTTTATCTGATCTTGAAGAAACTGCACTTACACTTCGTCGCCTGAAAGATGCAGGTAAAATAAAAAATATTGGTGTAGTGAATTTTTCTGTATTTCAGCATCAGTTACTCAGTTCCTATCTGCATGTGCCGATTGTAACCAATCATATTGAATTGAACCTGTTGAACACAACAGCGTTTGATAATGGACAGATCGATTACATTAAGCAGAAGTATATCCGGCCTTTGGCAACAGCTCCCTTGGCAGAGGGCAGAATTGCAGAAAGCGCAGAACGAACACCTTTGCGTGTAAGAGGAAAACTGGAGGAACTTTCAAAAAAGTACAATGTACATTTTGAATCAATAGCTATTGCATGGCTAACAAAGTTGGGTGCATTGCCATTGATCGGCTCAAGCAATGAACAGCGCATACGCAATATTGCTAAAGCATTTGAAATTGATCTTGATCACCAGGATTGGTATGAATTGTATCAGGCATCGAAAGAATAA